A region from the Cellvibrio sp. PSBB006 genome encodes:
- a CDS encoding SPOR domain-containing protein — protein MVPESPINADPDGRIGGRPAAAKGGAEHEHLADYRQRYGLALDPFADDPDFPLFTGAQRRELLDQLLHLCQFGKSLLVVLGDQGVGKTRLAHALLDSMAESDELCLITAQPGQGLDRVLIQIAHAFSLRREGVETAGQLLAALRSFSQPIMGGGDIALVVIDDAHHLDDQALAALLSLLQGRDEDNRRLHIAFFAEPTLIRRLDELDMQDVMINDFPLAPFTLYETVDYLNFRMEMADYLGPEIFNESLVEPWWREAQGQLPIIHEYARSCLLESVIPQENANKKSFPMLHIVAAAVLGAIFLMTFFYSSDDEEPAGDQIFSQPLPINPVKPAASSFSAASEASSVSVEAVASVPVQPVENLSLPESLPVQTGEKLDPLRPEQLPPAEQSAASARAEVSTSTEPAASQRAATSSAAKSESIAQSKAVNFSEDEQILLSWRASEFTLQLLGVSTEKAARDYIAAQPNRADLLMFKTLRQNKDWFVVVAGRYSSAATARQAVAGLPATQRKAGPWPRELRVIQQEIASRRL, from the coding sequence ATGGTTCCAGAATCCCCGATCAATGCTGATCCGGATGGTCGTATCGGTGGGCGTCCGGCGGCAGCTAAAGGCGGAGCAGAACATGAGCATCTCGCCGATTACCGGCAACGCTATGGTCTTGCTCTGGACCCTTTTGCGGATGATCCGGATTTCCCGCTGTTTACCGGCGCCCAACGGCGTGAGTTGCTGGATCAGTTGCTCCACCTTTGCCAATTCGGAAAGAGTTTACTGGTTGTCTTGGGTGACCAAGGTGTGGGCAAAACCCGTTTGGCTCATGCGCTGCTCGACTCCATGGCCGAATCGGATGAGCTTTGCCTGATCACGGCGCAGCCTGGGCAGGGCTTGGATCGGGTTTTGATCCAGATTGCTCACGCATTCTCTTTGCGCCGGGAAGGCGTTGAGACCGCTGGACAACTACTGGCTGCTTTACGAAGTTTTAGCCAACCCATTATGGGTGGCGGTGATATTGCTTTAGTCGTGATTGACGATGCGCACCATCTTGACGACCAAGCGCTTGCTGCGCTGCTCAGTCTTCTACAGGGGCGCGATGAAGACAATCGTCGCCTGCATATCGCATTTTTTGCTGAACCAACATTAATCCGGCGTCTCGATGAGCTGGATATGCAAGATGTCATGATCAATGACTTCCCGCTTGCGCCTTTCACCCTGTATGAAACAGTTGATTACCTGAATTTCCGTATGGAAATGGCAGATTATCTGGGTCCGGAAATATTCAATGAGTCTTTGGTGGAGCCTTGGTGGCGAGAAGCTCAGGGGCAGTTACCCATAATTCATGAGTATGCGCGGAGCTGTCTGCTTGAGTCGGTTATTCCTCAGGAAAACGCCAACAAAAAATCATTTCCGATGCTCCATATTGTCGCGGCTGCTGTGCTGGGGGCGATATTTCTGATGACGTTTTTCTACAGCAGCGATGATGAAGAGCCAGCAGGAGATCAAATATTCTCCCAGCCTTTGCCGATAAATCCTGTGAAACCTGCTGCGAGTTCATTCTCAGCTGCATCAGAGGCCTCTTCAGTCAGTGTTGAGGCTGTAGCGAGTGTACCTGTTCAACCGGTTGAAAACCTCTCCCTGCCAGAAAGTTTACCGGTGCAAACCGGGGAGAAACTCGATCCACTGAGGCCCGAACAGCTTCCGCCTGCTGAGCAGTCAGCTGCATCGGCACGTGCGGAGGTCTCTACAAGTACTGAACCGGCGGCATCCCAGCGAGCCGCCACATCCAGTGCAGCAAAATCCGAAAGCATTGCTCAATCCAAGGCTGTTAATTTTTCAGAAGACGAGCAAATCCTTCTCTCCTGGCGCGCCTCGGAGTTTACCTTGCAGTTATTGGGTGTAAGTACTGAAAAAGCTGCGCGTGATTACATAGCGGCTCAGCCCAATCGGGCCGATTTGTTGATGTTCAAAACCCTGCGACAAAATAAAGACTGGTTTGTCGTCGTGGCGGGACGTTACTCATCAGCTGCTACTGCTCGCCAAGCTGTTGCAGGCTTGCCCGCAACGCAACGCAAAGCTGGGCCTTGGCCGAGGGAGTTGAGAGTAATACAGCAGGAGATTGCCTCTCGTCGTCTATAA
- the gltB gene encoding glutamate synthase large subunit encodes MTTGLYRLDEFKDNCGFGLIAHLKGKTSHRLLRTAIEALTCMTHRGGIAADGKTGDGCGLLLQKPDSFLRTVAKEACGADLTPVYGVGAVMLSRDAAQADAARAILSEELVAQGLVVAGWREVPVDSSCLGPIALKSLPVFNHVFVNNTDLPLEQVNARLFMARRKAELRLAEDKSFYIASLSTGILSYKGLMMPVDLPQFFADLADPRLETAICVFHQRFSTNTMPQWPLAQPFRMLAHNGEINTVVGNRNWSVARTPKFCTPLLPELQSVTPLVNRTGSDSSSLDNMLEILTLGGMELHRAIRMLVPPAWQNVDHMDPDLRAFYEYNSMHIEPWDGPAGLVITDGRYAVCTLDRNGLRPSRWVITKDDIITVASEVGVYAYKPEDVVAKGRLGPGQIMSIDTATGTLHHTRDIDQQLKSSQPYKQWLKDRALRVESTLVADDKENGIDRIQLKSYMKMFQVSFEERDQLLRPLAEGGQEAVGSMGDDTPMAVLSRQQRSIYDYFRQQFAQVTNPPIDPLREAIVMSLETCLGRELSVYEETAEHADRVILSSPVLSPAKFRALLNMNRPGYEVAEFPLHYDPAQMNLQQAITLLCKGVAEAVKSGKVLMVLSDNSLQKGLLPIQALLAVGAVHQHLTNVGLRCDANIIIETGSARDPHQVAALIGYGATAVYPYLSYHVLNDLVETGELLTGIDDAYKNYRKGIDKGLMKILSKMGISTITSYRGAQLFEAVGLSEEVVNTCFESTPSRIKGARFEDLEADQKVLAQNAWVERKPIVQGGLFKYVHGSEYHAFNPDVVQTLQKAVQSGNYALWRNYADLVNQRPVSMLRDLLALREDMCTPVPLSEVESVEAIIKRFDSAGMSLGALSPEAHEALAEAMNRLGGRSNSGEGGEDPARYGTVKSSKIKQVASGRFGVTPAYLVNAEVLQIKVAQGAKPGEGGQLPGGKVNSLIARLRYSVPGVTLISPPPHHDIYSIEDLAQLIFDLKQVNPDALVSVKLVSRPGVGTIAAGVAKAYADLITISGYDGGTAASPLSSIRYAGSPWELGLSETHQTLRANDLRDKVRVQTDGGLKTGLDVVKAAMLGAESFGFGTGPMVALGCKYLRICHLNNCATGVATQQDKLRKDHYIGTVDMAMNFFRFMAEETREWMARLGVRSLAELVGRVDLLQVLEGQTEKQKQLDLSPIIYTDDYLATKPQTCAVDKNHPFDKGELAEAMVRTVLPAIEGKAGGEFEFRITNCDRSIGARISGEIAKRYGNQGMADTPITLKLHGIAGQSFGVWNAGGLNMYLEGDANDYVGKGMAGGKLVIRPPRNSEFKSNTTSIMGNTCLYGATGGKLFAAGTAGERCGVRNSGAHVVVEGAGDHCCEYMTGGVVTVLGQTGVNFGAGMTGGFAYVLDEANDFVDRYNHELVDIHRINTEALEAHRNHLRSVIEEFTRETESEWGKHLLANFDDYVGKFWLVKPKAASLAGLLVSFKQRGE; translated from the coding sequence ATGACCACTGGCCTTTACCGGTTGGACGAATTCAAAGACAACTGCGGCTTTGGCTTGATTGCTCACTTGAAGGGCAAGACAAGTCACCGTTTGTTGAGAACGGCTATCGAAGCATTGACCTGTATGACCCATCGCGGCGGTATTGCGGCGGATGGCAAGACGGGCGATGGCTGCGGTCTGTTGCTCCAGAAACCGGATTCTTTCCTGCGCACTGTGGCCAAAGAAGCCTGCGGTGCTGACCTGACGCCTGTTTATGGCGTGGGCGCTGTTATGTTGAGTCGCGATGCCGCTCAAGCTGACGCCGCGCGTGCGATTCTGTCAGAAGAGCTGGTTGCCCAGGGTTTAGTGGTTGCCGGTTGGCGTGAAGTGCCGGTCGACAGCAGCTGCCTTGGACCAATCGCGCTCAAATCTCTGCCAGTCTTCAATCACGTCTTTGTGAACAATACAGACCTGCCTCTGGAGCAGGTGAATGCGCGCTTGTTTATGGCGCGCCGCAAGGCGGAGCTGCGCCTTGCTGAAGATAAGTCTTTTTATATTGCCAGCCTGAGCACCGGTATCCTTTCCTATAAAGGTTTGATGATGCCGGTGGACTTGCCGCAATTCTTTGCGGATCTGGCTGATCCTCGCCTGGAAACAGCCATTTGTGTCTTCCACCAGCGCTTCTCCACCAACACCATGCCGCAGTGGCCCTTGGCGCAGCCCTTCCGCATGTTGGCGCACAATGGTGAGATCAACACGGTGGTGGGTAACCGTAACTGGTCGGTAGCACGCACTCCCAAATTCTGTACGCCGCTGTTGCCTGAGTTGCAAAGCGTGACGCCGCTTGTAAATCGCACCGGTTCCGACTCCTCCAGCCTTGATAATATGCTGGAGATATTGACGCTGGGCGGTATGGAGCTGCATCGTGCTATCCGCATGCTGGTGCCGCCGGCCTGGCAGAATGTGGATCATATGGACCCGGATCTGCGCGCTTTCTATGAGTACAATTCCATGCATATTGAGCCGTGGGATGGTCCTGCCGGTCTGGTTATTACCGATGGTCGCTATGCTGTGTGCACACTTGACCGGAATGGGCTGCGTCCTTCGCGGTGGGTAATCACCAAGGACGACATAATTACGGTGGCCTCTGAGGTTGGCGTCTATGCCTATAAGCCAGAGGATGTCGTAGCCAAAGGTCGTCTCGGCCCAGGCCAAATTATGTCTATCGATACGGCGACCGGTACCTTGCACCACACCAGGGACATCGATCAACAGCTCAAGTCCAGTCAGCCCTACAAACAATGGCTGAAAGATCGCGCCTTGCGCGTTGAATCCACCCTGGTGGCGGACGATAAGGAAAACGGTATCGACCGTATTCAGCTCAAGTCCTACATGAAGATGTTCCAGGTTTCCTTTGAGGAGCGTGATCAGTTGTTGCGTCCTCTGGCCGAAGGCGGTCAGGAAGCTGTGGGATCTATGGGTGACGACACGCCCATGGCTGTGTTGTCTCGCCAGCAGCGTTCCATCTACGATTATTTCCGCCAGCAATTCGCCCAGGTGACCAATCCACCTATCGACCCTTTGCGTGAAGCGATTGTTATGTCGCTGGAGACGTGTCTGGGGCGTGAGCTATCTGTGTATGAAGAAACGGCGGAGCATGCTGATCGGGTGATTTTGTCATCTCCGGTGCTCTCGCCAGCCAAATTCCGCGCATTGCTCAATATGAATCGCCCGGGTTACGAAGTAGCGGAATTCCCGTTGCATTACGACCCGGCTCAGATGAACCTCCAGCAGGCCATTACGCTGTTATGCAAGGGCGTGGCGGAGGCGGTCAAATCCGGCAAGGTTCTGATGGTATTGAGCGATAACAGCCTGCAAAAAGGTTTGTTGCCCATTCAGGCGTTGCTCGCTGTGGGCGCTGTGCATCAGCATTTAACCAACGTGGGGCTGCGCTGTGATGCAAATATCATCATCGAAACCGGCAGCGCGCGCGATCCTCATCAGGTTGCGGCCTTGATCGGTTATGGCGCTACGGCCGTCTACCCCTACCTCAGCTATCACGTGCTCAATGATCTCGTTGAGACTGGCGAACTGCTGACCGGTATTGACGATGCCTACAAAAATTACCGCAAAGGTATTGATAAGGGGCTGATGAAGATTTTGTCCAAGATGGGCATTTCTACCATTACGTCTTATCGCGGTGCGCAATTATTTGAAGCCGTTGGACTGTCTGAGGAAGTGGTTAATACCTGCTTCGAAAGCACGCCCTCCCGTATCAAAGGTGCGCGTTTTGAAGATCTGGAAGCCGACCAGAAAGTACTCGCCCAAAATGCCTGGGTAGAGCGCAAGCCGATTGTGCAGGGCGGCTTGTTCAAGTATGTGCATGGTTCCGAGTATCACGCGTTCAACCCGGATGTAGTGCAGACGCTGCAAAAGGCGGTGCAAAGTGGTAATTACGCATTATGGCGAAACTATGCGGACCTGGTAAATCAGCGTCCGGTTTCGATGCTGCGTGATTTGCTGGCGTTGCGCGAGGATATGTGTACGCCGGTTCCTCTGAGTGAAGTGGAGTCTGTCGAAGCTATCATCAAACGTTTTGACTCCGCAGGCATGTCACTCGGTGCGCTTTCTCCCGAGGCTCATGAAGCATTGGCTGAGGCCATGAATCGCTTGGGCGGGCGCTCGAACAGTGGTGAGGGCGGCGAAGATCCGGCCCGTTACGGCACGGTGAAAAGCTCCAAAATCAAACAGGTGGCATCGGGTCGCTTTGGTGTAACCCCGGCTTATCTGGTGAATGCCGAGGTATTGCAGATCAAAGTCGCCCAAGGCGCCAAGCCCGGTGAGGGTGGCCAGTTGCCGGGTGGCAAGGTCAACAGTTTGATTGCGCGGTTGCGTTACTCCGTGCCTGGCGTGACCTTGATTTCGCCACCGCCGCATCACGATATCTATTCCATCGAAGACCTGGCGCAGTTGATCTTCGATCTCAAACAAGTCAATCCGGATGCCTTGGTCTCCGTGAAGCTGGTATCGCGCCCTGGTGTGGGCACGATTGCTGCCGGTGTTGCCAAAGCCTATGCGGACTTGATTACCATCTCCGGTTACGACGGCGGTACAGCGGCGAGTCCGCTGTCATCCATTCGTTACGCAGGCTCGCCCTGGGAGCTGGGCTTGTCGGAGACACATCAAACTCTGCGCGCCAACGACTTGCGCGACAAGGTTCGCGTGCAAACTGATGGTGGGTTGAAGACGGGCCTCGACGTTGTTAAAGCCGCGATGCTGGGCGCTGAGAGTTTCGGTTTTGGTACCGGCCCGATGGTTGCATTAGGTTGTAAGTACCTGCGTATCTGCCACCTTAACAACTGCGCTACCGGCGTGGCGACCCAACAGGATAAGCTGCGTAAAGACCATTACATCGGCACGGTTGACATGGCCATGAATTTCTTCAGGTTCATGGCGGAGGAAACTCGCGAGTGGATGGCGCGCCTGGGTGTGCGTTCGCTGGCAGAACTGGTGGGACGTGTGGATCTGTTGCAGGTTCTCGAAGGGCAGACGGAAAAGCAGAAACAGCTTGATCTCAGCCCCATCATTTATACCGACGACTATCTGGCAACCAAGCCGCAAACATGTGCTGTAGACAAAAATCATCCTTTTGATAAAGGTGAGTTGGCGGAAGCCATGGTGCGTACCGTGTTGCCAGCTATCGAAGGCAAAGCCGGTGGCGAATTTGAATTCCGTATCACCAACTGTGATCGTTCCATTGGTGCGCGTATCAGTGGTGAGATTGCCAAACGCTACGGTAACCAAGGCATGGCCGACACGCCGATCACCTTGAAGTTGCACGGTATCGCCGGTCAAAGCTTTGGTGTCTGGAACGCTGGTGGCCTGAATATGTATCTGGAAGGTGACGCCAACGATTACGTCGGTAAAGGTATGGCCGGCGGTAAGCTGGTCATTCGTCCACCGCGTAATTCCGAGTTTAAATCCAACACCACTAGCATCATGGGTAACACCTGTCTGTATGGTGCTACGGGCGGCAAGTTGTTTGCAGCCGGTACCGCTGGTGAGCGTTGCGGGGTGCGTAACTCCGGTGCTCACGTTGTCGTAGAGGGTGCGGGTGATCACTGTTGTGAATACATGACCGGTGGTGTGGTGACTGTGCTGGGTCAAACCGGGGTCAACTTCGGCGCAGGTATGACCGGCGGTTTCGCCTATGTATTGGATGAAGCCAATGACTTTGTGGATCGCTACAACCACGAATTGGTGGATATTCACCGCATCAACACTGAAGCACTGGAAGCTCATCGCAACCATCTGCGCAGTGTGATCGAGGAATTTACCCGCGAAACCGAGAGCGAGTGGGGCAAGCATCTGTTGGCGAATTTTGATGATTACGTCGGCAAATTCTGGTTAGTAAAACCCAAGGCAGCGAGCTTGGCCGGGCTGTTAGTCAGCTTCAAGCAACGCGGCGAATAA
- a CDS encoding FAD-dependent oxidoreductase yields MAERLNNTFQFLDVGRQDPAKKDIATRKHQFVEIYQPYTQDQVSGQAHRCLECGNPYCEWKCPVHNFIPNWLKLISEGNIFEAAELSHQTNSLPEVCGRVCPQDRLCEGACTLNDGFGAVTIGNAEKYITDTAFAMGWRPDMSKVVWTDKKVAIIGAGPAGIGCADILVRNGVKPVVFDKYPEIGGLLTFGIPEFKLEKSVMSRRREIFTEMGVEFRLNTEVGKDITIDELLRDYDAVFMGMGTYTYMKGGFPGEDLPGVYDALPFLVSNVNRNLGFEKDPADFISVKGKRVVVLGGGDTAMDCNRTSIRQGASSVSCAYRRDEENMPGSKREVANAREEGVQFLFNRQPVAVVGEGKVEGVKVVTTQLGEPDEKGRRRPEVVPGSEEVLPADVVLIAFGFRPNPPDWLVDHKISTNDWGGVVAPEHQQFKFQTSNPKVFAGGDMVRGSDLVVTAIWEGREAATGILDYLGV; encoded by the coding sequence ATGGCCGAACGTTTAAATAACACTTTCCAGTTTCTCGATGTTGGGCGTCAAGACCCGGCAAAGAAGGATATTGCTACCCGTAAACATCAGTTTGTTGAGATCTACCAACCTTACACCCAGGATCAGGTTTCAGGCCAGGCGCATCGCTGCCTGGAGTGTGGTAACCCGTACTGTGAGTGGAAGTGTCCGGTGCATAACTTCATTCCCAATTGGTTGAAGTTGATCTCTGAGGGCAACATCTTTGAAGCGGCGGAGTTGAGTCACCAGACTAACTCCCTGCCTGAAGTCTGTGGCCGCGTCTGTCCGCAGGATCGCTTGTGTGAAGGCGCCTGTACGCTCAATGACGGCTTCGGCGCTGTAACTATTGGTAATGCGGAGAAATACATTACCGATACCGCCTTTGCCATGGGCTGGCGGCCGGATATGTCCAAAGTGGTGTGGACCGATAAAAAAGTCGCCATTATCGGTGCTGGCCCTGCCGGTATCGGTTGTGCGGATATTCTGGTGCGCAACGGCGTTAAGCCGGTCGTTTTTGATAAATACCCTGAGATCGGTGGTTTGCTGACGTTCGGTATTCCGGAGTTCAAACTGGAAAAATCAGTGATGTCTCGCCGCCGTGAGATCTTCACTGAGATGGGTGTGGAATTTCGTCTGAATACCGAGGTGGGCAAAGACATCACCATAGATGAATTGCTGCGCGATTACGACGCCGTATTCATGGGTATGGGAACCTATACCTACATGAAGGGCGGTTTTCCTGGCGAAGACCTGCCCGGTGTTTACGATGCCCTGCCGTTCCTGGTTTCCAACGTGAACCGCAACCTCGGATTTGAAAAAGATCCAGCGGATTTCATCAGCGTGAAAGGTAAACGTGTCGTCGTGCTCGGTGGTGGTGATACGGCAATGGACTGTAATCGTACGTCCATTCGTCAGGGTGCTAGCAGTGTGAGCTGTGCTTACCGCCGTGACGAAGAAAATATGCCGGGCTCAAAGCGCGAAGTAGCTAATGCACGGGAAGAAGGTGTGCAATTCCTGTTTAACCGCCAACCGGTTGCGGTGGTGGGTGAAGGCAAGGTAGAAGGCGTAAAAGTGGTGACCACCCAACTGGGTGAACCGGATGAAAAAGGCCGTCGTCGTCCGGAAGTTGTACCGGGCAGCGAAGAAGTTCTGCCGGCTGATGTGGTGCTGATTGCGTTCGGTTTCCGGCCTAATCCTCCCGATTGGCTGGTCGATCACAAGATCTCCACCAATGATTGGGGTGGCGTGGTTGCGCCGGAACACCAGCAGTTCAAATTCCAGACCAGCAACCCCAAAGTCTTTGCTGGCGGCGATATGGTGCGTGGTTCTGATCTGGTTGTGACGGCGATCTGGGAAGGTCGTGAAGCAGCGACCGGCATCCTCGACTATCTCGGTGTGTGA
- the hemE gene encoding uroporphyrinogen decarboxylase: protein MAELKNDRFLRALLKQPVDVTPVWMMRQAGRYLPEYRATREKAGDFMGLCTNPELACEVTLQPLERYPLDAAILFSDILTIPDAMGLGLYFETGEGPKFRKPVRTEADINALQVIDPERDLPYVLNAVKTIRRELNGRVPLIGFSGSPWTLATYMIEGGSSRDFRRAKEMLYNQPELMHRLLDVLAQSVIGYLNGQILAGAQAVQIFDTWGGALSHQAYQEFSLRYMQQIVSGLIREHEGRQVPVILFTKGGGQWLELMAATGANCLGLDWTTDIGDARARVGNQVALQGNMDPSILYASPERIRTEVNTILKRYGAGSGHVFNLGHGITPEVDPAHAGAFIRAVHELSASYHS from the coding sequence ATGGCTGAGCTTAAAAACGATCGTTTCCTACGTGCCCTTTTAAAACAACCGGTTGATGTCACGCCTGTCTGGATGATGCGCCAGGCCGGGCGTTATTTGCCTGAGTATCGTGCAACCCGCGAAAAGGCGGGTGACTTTATGGGGTTGTGTACCAACCCTGAGCTTGCCTGTGAAGTCACCTTGCAACCTCTTGAGCGCTATCCGCTGGATGCCGCTATTCTGTTTTCCGATATTCTCACCATTCCCGATGCAATGGGTTTGGGTCTTTACTTTGAAACAGGCGAAGGCCCCAAATTCAGAAAACCGGTGCGTACCGAAGCAGATATTAATGCCTTGCAGGTGATTGATCCCGAGCGGGATTTGCCTTATGTGCTTAATGCAGTAAAAACCATACGGCGAGAGTTAAATGGTCGCGTACCTTTGATTGGTTTTTCCGGCAGTCCCTGGACTTTGGCGACGTATATGATCGAAGGCGGATCAAGCCGCGATTTTCGGCGCGCCAAAGAAATGCTCTATAACCAGCCTGAACTGATGCATCGCCTGCTCGATGTATTGGCGCAATCGGTGATTGGTTATCTCAACGGCCAAATTCTTGCCGGTGCTCAAGCGGTGCAAATTTTTGATACCTGGGGTGGTGCGCTTTCGCATCAGGCGTATCAGGAATTTTCCTTGCGTTATATGCAGCAAATTGTTTCGGGCTTGATTCGCGAACATGAAGGCCGCCAGGTGCCGGTAATTTTATTTACCAAAGGCGGCGGGCAATGGCTGGAATTGATGGCTGCTACTGGAGCAAATTGTCTCGGACTCGACTGGACAACTGATATCGGTGATGCGCGGGCGCGGGTCGGCAATCAGGTAGCGCTGCAAGGCAATATGGACCCAAGCATCCTTTACGCCTCCCCCGAACGTATTCGTACAGAAGTTAACACCATTCTCAAGCGTTATGGTGCAGGCTCCGGGCACGTATTTAATTTAGGTCACGGTATTACGCCCGAAGTCGATCCCGCACATGCCGGCGCTTTTATTCGTGCGGTGCACGAGTTGTCTGCGTCCTATCATTCATAA
- a CDS encoding HD-GYP domain-containing protein has protein sequence MGIKQVKLNVNELTIGMYVSGLDRPWSQTPFPLQGFYIRDLGEITQLKTLCNHVYIDVEKGRGPVSANLKTLTPQGRVKGGAGREPHKNSFLTEPVAPLKIQRNLYREVQPLQKEVKKARQLHQKVYGAVGEVLDQLERNQLQTASIGETKRVASEMVDSVLRNPDAFTWLSRVQEKDEYTYSHAVRSSVWAILFGRHIGLPKRDLDVLALGVLLKDVGKVMLDSELLTKAERTATEEKAYESFVELGADILRKTPGVEPRVISVVKTHCERLNGSGFPQGLRGDKIPLLGKIAGIVTYYDYVTNPRGSRHPIAPSKAVAKLYELRNIQFQEELVVEFIRAIGLYPTGTLVELSTGEVGVVVEQNFERRLKPKVMLVLDACKQPMAECSLLDLSEDDKRKQALLDSGKKTRYEIEKVEIARDLEPGSYDVDIANIRDQYLMKTEKRGLMALLSRLQRS, from the coding sequence GTGGGAATTAAACAGGTCAAACTGAACGTCAACGAGCTGACCATTGGCATGTATGTGTCTGGCTTGGACAGGCCATGGTCGCAAACCCCCTTTCCTCTGCAAGGTTTCTATATCCGCGATCTGGGTGAAATTACCCAACTCAAAACGCTCTGCAATCACGTTTATATCGATGTTGAAAAAGGCCGTGGGCCAGTGTCCGCCAACCTTAAAACACTGACGCCGCAGGGGCGTGTTAAAGGTGGTGCCGGGCGCGAACCACACAAGAACAGCTTTCTGACCGAACCCGTCGCTCCCCTCAAGATTCAGCGCAACCTTTATCGCGAAGTCCAACCGCTGCAAAAAGAAGTCAAAAAAGCCCGGCAATTGCACCAAAAAGTTTACGGTGCGGTGGGCGAGGTGCTCGACCAACTGGAGCGCAACCAACTGCAAACTGCATCGATTGGTGAAACCAAGCGAGTAGCCAGCGAGATGGTGGACAGTGTGCTGCGCAACCCGGACGCATTTACCTGGTTGTCCCGGGTGCAGGAAAAAGACGAATACACTTACAGTCACGCGGTGAGGTCATCGGTGTGGGCAATCCTGTTTGGACGTCATATCGGTCTGCCCAAGCGTGATCTGGATGTACTCGCGTTGGGGGTGTTATTGAAAGATGTCGGTAAAGTCATGCTCGACAGCGAGCTTTTGACGAAGGCCGAGCGCACTGCCACCGAAGAAAAAGCCTATGAAAGCTTTGTTGAGTTGGGTGCGGATATTTTGCGCAAGACACCGGGGGTTGAACCGCGCGTGATCAGTGTGGTGAAAACCCACTGCGAACGTCTCAACGGCAGCGGCTTTCCACAAGGCTTGCGCGGTGACAAGATTCCTCTGCTGGGCAAGATCGCCGGTATCGTTACCTACTACGATTACGTCACCAACCCGAGAGGGTCCCGTCATCCCATTGCGCCCTCCAAGGCGGTAGCCAAGCTCTATGAGCTGCGCAATATTCAGTTTCAGGAAGAGTTGGTGGTGGAATTTATCCGCGCCATTGGTCTTTACCCCACTGGCACCCTGGTGGAGTTGAGCACGGGTGAAGTTGGCGTGGTGGTAGAGCAGAACTTTGAGCGCCGCTTGAAGCCGAAGGTGATGCTGGTATTGGATGCCTGTAAGCAACCTATGGCCGAATGCAGCCTGCTGGACCTTTCCGAAGATGACAAGCGCAAACAAGCACTGCTCGACTCGGGTAAAAAAACCCGCTATGAGATAGAAAAGGTGGAAATCGCCCGTGATCTGGAGCCTGGCAGCT